The Thalassospira sp. TSL5-1 genome contains the following window.
GCTCGTCATTCTGTTTCGCGTGATCGAACATGCCTGGCGTTTGGCCCGCTCGCGCCGGGCGGGTAATGCAGGCACCCCCCCGCAGGATGGAGGGGCGAAATGACCCCCAGTCTTGCGCTGCTGGCATCCTTTGCCGTTTTGCTGTTTATGGGCGCCCCCATTGCGGTTGCCCTGGGTTTTGCCGGGGTGGTGGGCATTTATCTGGGGCTTGATGTCTATGCCCTGGCAACGGTGGGCACCAATACCTATAACGGCATTGCCAAATATCCGCTGATTGCCATTCCCCTGTTTATCCTGACCGGTATGATTTTCGAGCGATCGGGCGTTGCCAGGGGGCTGGTGGAATTTGCTGGTGCCCTGGTGGGGCCACGGCGCGGCGGGCTGGCGGTTGTTGCCGTGCTGGTCTGCATGATGATGGGCGGCATGTCCGGCTCTGGTCCGGCGGATGCGGCAGCCGTGGCAATGGTAATGATCCCGTCGATGATGAAGGCCGGTTATCCGCGCGAATTTTCCGCCAGTGTGATTGCTGCCGGGGCCTCGACCGCGATTTTGATCCCGCCCTCGGTCGCATTGATCATTTATTCGATCATCGTGCCGGGTGTGGACCTGCGCGCCCTGTTTGCAGGCGGCATCATTCCCGGTTTGCTGGCTGGTTTGGCAATTATCATTCCGGTCGTGCTGCTCTCGCGCAAGCATGATTTTGGCGCGCTGGAAACCCGCAGCCAGTCCGCGCTGTTGCCTGCTTTCATGCACGCCTTGCCGGGGCTTTTGGCCCCCGTGATCATTCTGGGCGGTTTGCGTTCCGGCCTGTTCACCCCGACCGAGGCCGCCGTGGTCGCCGTGGCCTATGGCCTGTTGATTGGCATGTTTGTCTATCGCACCATTCGCCTGCGCGATTTGTATCAGTTGTTTGTCGATTCCGCCGTAACCTCAGGCGTGATCATGCTGATCATTACCCTGGCCGGTATTTTTGCCTGGGCCGGGATGACGCTGGGCACGTTTGATATGGTGGCAAATGCCATTTTGGGCCTCTCAACCAACGAACATGTTGTGCTGGCCCTGATCATGGTGGTGCTGCTTCTGGCCGGAATGGTGCTCGATGGGGTGTCGATTTATCTGATCATGCTGCCCATCCTGATGCCGATCATGCAGGAATTTGGCTGGAGCACGGTGTGGTTTGGTGTGGTCATGGCGATGAATATCGCGATTGGCCAGTTCACCCCGCCCGTCGCGGTGAATTTGATGGTGACAACCCGCATCGCCGGTGTGCCGCTGGAAAAATCGGTGAGCTGGAGCTTGTGGCTGGTCCTGTCAATGGCGATTGCCATGACCCTGGTGATCATGTTCCCCGCCCTTGTCACCTGGCTGCCCGACCTTTTGGGCTATCGGACCTGACAGGTACCGCCACACGCTGCATTGTAGGTTATCGGGCGGAGAACTGCTTTTCAGGCGGTTTTCCGCCCGGTCCTGTTTTAACGCGGTGAAAACATTTAAGATGGAACGTTAATTGGGCGGTCTTAAAGACGTCGTAAGGAACTTTCTGGTGAGGTCACATGAGCAAGCGTTCCGCCAAGATTCTGTTTTGGGTTTATGTTGCGCTGACCGTGTTCAGTGTCCTGTTTGTCAGTCTTTGGGGCTATGAAGGTGGTACCGGGGAGGCAACTGTCATTGAAAATATTTATTATCTTATCAGCGACGGCTTGTTATTTGCCGCAATTTTTGACTACGCTTATAGCTGTAAGTGGTTCGGCGAGAAGATGGTTATTGTGATTATGGTCAATACCATTGTGTCGGGCATTTATAGCGTACTTTCCCTTCTTGTGCCGGACTACGCGATTTTGTCCTCGTTTGATGTCGGCTCCCTGATTTTCATTTATGTCGTGGCTGACGGCCTTGCCCTGGTGTGCATGAACAGCCTGCGCAAGGAAGCGCGTTTGCGGAACACCCCCAAACACGGGTAATCCAGGGCTTTTCATGGGCTTCGTCCTGAAACGCGGATTAATTCGGTAAGCCTGTGCGGATTTAATTTGACGTTAACGTAAACGTTAACTACAAAGGAGTCCGTTCCAGACCCCAGCAGGCAGGCCCGTCATGACCGCGTTTGAACCGCTTAATCCTGATTATGATGCCGAAGTGCGCCGTCGTTTTGCCCAGCAGCCCTATAATCTCTCATTGGGGGCATCGGTGGACAAGGTTGCGCCCGGCCGGGTGGAAATTGTCATGCCCGCGCGGGCTGATCTGGTGCAGCATAATGGCTATTTTCACGGCGGGGCGATTGCCGGGCTGGCCGATATTGCCGGGGGTTTTGCCGGATGGAGCCTGGTTGCCGCCGACCAGGGCATGCTGACGGTGGAATATAAGCTCAATATCGTGGCACCGGGACTTGGCGAACAATTGCGCGCCGTGGGCGAGGTGGTGTCGCGCGGGCGGTCCATTATCGTGACAAGGATTGATGTTTTTGGCGAGGCCGACGGGCAGGCCAGCTTATGCACAACCGCCTTGCAAACCCTGAAAGTCATGCGTTTGCCACCGGAGCTTTTGGCCGGGACGGCATAGAATGACCGGCTTCTGGCCGGACCAAAACAGGGCGTGGCAACGGCCCGCCTTTCATGAATGATAATCGATCAAGGGCAGGAATATTGTTATGGCATTTGTTGAATTTCCCGGTTTGAGATTTGATCTTGGCGAGACCGCCGAAGCCATTCGCGAAACGGTGTCGGCCTTTGCCGAAGCCGAAATCGCCCCGCGTGCGGCCGAGATTGACGCAAAAAATGAATTTCCCAGCGACCTTTGGCGCAAGTTTGGCGAGCTTGGGCTGCTCGGCATGACGGTGCCGGAGGACGATGGCGGCACCGGCCTTGGCTATCTCGAACATGTGGTGGCGATGGAAGAAATCAGCCGCGCCTCGGCCTCGGTCGCGCTGTCTTACGGGGCGCATTCCAATTTGTGTGTTAATCAGATCCGCCGTAATGCCAGTGCAGAGCAAAAGGCCCGCTACCTGCCGAAATTGATCAGCGGGGAGCATATCGGTGCCCTTGCCATGAGCGAACCCGGTGCTGGCTCCGACGTGGTGTCGATGAAATTGCGGGCGGAAAAAAAGGGCGATCATTATATCCTGAATGGTAATAAAATGTGGATCACCAACGGCCCGGATGCCGATACCCTGGTGGTTTATGCCAAAACCGATGCGTCCGCCGGGCCCAAAGGCATTACCGCCTTTATCATTGAAAAGGGCTTCAAGGGTTTTTCAACCGCGCAAAAACTCGACAAACTGGGGATGCGCGGGTCCAATACCTGCGAGCTGGTGTTTCAGGATTGCGAAGTGCCCGAGGAAAATGTGCTGGGCCATTTGAATGGCGGCGTGCGCGTGTTGATGAGCGGCCTTGATTACGAACGTGCCGTGCTGGCCGCTGGCCCCACCGGCATCATGCGGGCCTGCATGGATGTGGTGGTACCCTATATTCACGAGCGTAAACAGTTTGGTCAGGCGATTGGCGAATTTCAGCTAATGCAGGGCAAAATGGCCGATATGTACACCACCATGAATGCCTGCCGCGCCTATGTATACGAGGTTGCCAAGGCCTGTGATCGCGGTGAAACATCGCGCAAGGATGCCGCCGGCGTGATTTTATATGCCGCCGAAAAGGCCACCTGGATGGCGCTGGAAGCCATCCAGACCCTCGGCGGTAACGGCTATATCAACGAATATCCGACGGGCCGGTTGCTGCGTGATGCCAAACTTTATGAAATCGGTGCGGGCACCAGCGAAATTCGCCGCATGCTGATTGGCCGCGAGCTTTTTGGTGAAACGGCATAAGTGCCAGTGATAATCCGCCTTATATGTAATTTTTCCGGATAAAGGGGCTAAGTGATGACTACTGATTCCATCGTGATTGTTTCCTGCGCGCGCACCCCGATGGGGGGATTGCTGGGCGATTTTGCAAGCCTGACGGCAACCGAACTGGGCGGTGTTGCCATCAAGGCCGCCCTGGAACGCGGCAAGGTTGCCGCCGATGATATTGATGAAGTGATTATGGGCAATGTGCTGCCTGCAGGCCAGGGGCAGGCTCCTGCCCGACAGGCGGCGTGGAATGCTGGTATTCCCCGGGCTGCTGGTGCCACCACGATTAACAAAATGTGCGGGTCGGGCATGAAGGCGGCGATGCTGACCCATGATTTGTTGCTGGCGGGCAGTGCCACGGCAATGGTGGTGGGCGGTATGGAAAGCATGACCAATGCGCCCTTCCTGCTGCCCAACATGCGCGGCGGCAACAAATATGGTCATTCGCAGGTCTATGACCATATGGCGCTGGATGGGTTGGAAGATGCCTATGAAAAGGGCCGTTCGATGGGCACCTTTGCCGAAAGTACCGCCGATAAATATGGTTTTACCCGCGAGGCCCAGGATGACTATGCCATTGCATCCCTGACCCGTGCAAAGGAGGCCATTACATCCGGCCAGTTTGCCGATGAAATTACCCCGGTAACGGTTTCAACCCGCAAGGGCGATGTGGTGATTGATACCGACGAACAACCGCCCAAGGCCAGCCCGGAAAAGATTCCGACTTTGCGGCCCGCCTTTCGCAAGGATGGCACGGTGACGGCGGCGCATTCGGCCTCGATCTCGGACGGGGCGGCGGCTTTGGTGATGATGCGCGAAAGCGAGGCAGAAAAACGCGGCCTTAAACCGCTGGCGCGTGTGCGGGCCCATGCCACCCATTCGCAGGAACCCTGCTGGTTTACCACAGCACCGATTGATGCCATTCGCAAGGTTCTGGCGAAAACCGGCTGGGATGCGCAGGATGTTGATTTATGGGAAATCAACGAGGCCTTTGCCGTGGTGGCAATGGCGACGATGCACGATTTGGGCCTTGATCATGGCAAGGTCAATGTCAATGGCGGGGCCTGTGCGCTGGGCCATCCGATTGGTGCGACGGGTGCGCGGTTGCTGGTTACATTGATCCATGCGCTTAAGGCGCGCGGCGGGCGCAAAGGTGTTGCCTCGCTATGTATTGGCGGCGGGGAAGCAACCGCAATGGCGCTGGAGTTGATCTAGTCAGGCGGGGGCAATTCTGGAAACTGTCTTTTGAGGGTACCCAAGTAGGCAAATTGCCCTTATTTTGGGCCTTACAAGATTAATTCAGAATAGAGAAATTGCGTAATGGCGAAAAGCACTGTCGAGCGGATGCTGGCCGGTTTCAAAAGTTTCAAGGCGATGTATTACGAACAGCGCCCTGAACGCGTGACCGACCTGATGAATATGGGTCAGAGGCCCGAAGTGCTTTTGATTGCGTGCTCTGATTCTCGTGTGGACCCGGCGATTTTGACCAATGCCGAACCCGGCGAGATGTTTGTCATTCGTAACGTTGCCAATCTGGTGCCACCTTACGAGCCTGACGAAAACTATCACGGGACGTCCTCGGCCATCGAGTTTGCGGTGCGGGACCTTAAGGTTCGCGATATCGTTATTCTCGGCCATTCGGCCTGTGGCGGTATTCAGGCCCTGGTGGAGCATGGCGAAGCGGGCAAGGTGCCGGAGCGCGATTTTATTGGCGAATGGGTCAGCATGGCGAAATGCTGCCTGGAACACGGACCGGATGTAGACAGGGTATCGCGTCATTCGGTCCGTAATTCGCTGCAAAACCTGATGACATTTCCCTACATTCAGGACCGTGTTGCCACCGGAGATTTGAACCTGCATGGCTGGTGGTTCGGCATGAAAGAAGGGATTTTGTGGCGTTATGACGCCGCAACGGATGAATTTGTTCAGGGCGAAGAATAAGCCTGGCCTGATCTGTGGGTTGATCCTGTTCTGATCTCTTGGCCGGCACGATTGCTCAATCGGGAGGATGGCCGCCATGCGGTTGGAAGATTATCAGATCATGGTGCGCGATACCGCGCGGGAATTTGCCGAAAACGAGCTTAAACCCCACGCCGCCAAATGGGACATTCATCACAGCTTTCCCGCCGAAGCCATTGCCGGGTTGGGCGAGCTGGGTTTTATGGGCATGCTGGTGCCCGAAACCTATGGCGGGGCGGGCATGGACCATGTGGCCTATGCCCTGGCGCTCGAGGAAATTGCCGCAGGCGATGGGGCGACCTCCACCATTATGTCGGTCCATAATTCCGTCGGTTGCATGCCGATCCTGAAATTTGGCACCGAGGCCCAGAAACAGGAATTTCTGGTGCCAATGGCGCAGGGTGAGAAAATTGGGGTTTTCTGCCTGACCGAACCCCAGGCCGGGTCCGATGCCAGTTCCCTTAAAACCCGCGCCGTGCGTGACGGCAGCGACTGGGTTTTGAACGGGGCGAAGCAATTCATTACATCCGGTCGTGAAGGCGATGTGGCGATTGTTTTTGCCGTAACCGACCCGGCGGCGGGCAAGCGCGGCATTTCCGCCTTTATCGTGCCCACCGATACACCGGGTTATGTTGTCTCCCGAACGGAGGACAAGTTGGGGCAAAATGCCTCTGATACCTGCCAGATCACCTTTGTTGATTGCCGTGTTCCGGCGGAAAACATGCTGGGTGAGGAAGGGCAGGGCTATAAAATTGCCCTGGCGAATTTGGAAGGCGGGCGCATTGGCATTGCCGCGCAATCGGTGGGCATGGCGCGCGCCGCCTTTGATGCCGCGCGGGATTACGCCAATGAACGCGAAACCTTTGGCAAAAAGATTATCGAACATCAGGCCGTTGCCTTTCGCCTGGCCGATATGGCGACCAAAATTGATGCTGCGCGTCTTTTGGTCCATCGCGCCGCCGCCTTGCGCGATGATGGCAACCCCTGCCTGACCGAAGCCTGCATGGCAAAGCTATTTGCCTCCGAAGTGGCGGAGGAAGTGTGCTCCAAAGCCATCCAGATCCACGGTGGTTATGGCTACCTTAAGGACTTCCCGGTCGAACGTATTTACCGTGATGTCCGCGTGTGCCAGATTTACGAAGGTACGTCCGACATCCAGCGCATGGTGATTGCGCGCGCCCTGGCCGATTGATACGGCGGCTGTGTTTGCCGGGCGTTGCATGCCATGCGTTCGGCTTAAACCGGGACCAGTTTCCATCCTTGCTGTGTCGCGCATAATTGTTCCGTCAGGTCAAGATTGCGCAGGAAGGTTTCATCGTGTGAAACCACAATTAATGTGCCCTGATAGGCGCGCAACATGGTTTCAAGCGCCTGCAAAGATGGCAGGTCAAGATGATTGCCGGGTTCATCAAGCAGCAAAAGCTGTGGTGGCACAGCGGCGTAAAGAATGCAGGCAAGGGCCGCTTTCAGGCGTTCGCCCCCACTGAGTTTGCCGCTGGGGATCGTGATTTTGGCGGCATCCAGATCCAGTTGAGCCAGGCGCATTCGCAAATCTCCTTCGGCCGCTTCCGGATGGGCCTCCTGTAACTGGGTCAGGACTGTTTTGTCGGGATCAAGGCTGGTCAGCCTTTGGTCCAGATGGGCTGTTTTTGTAGGGACATGGCAGGTGCCGTGCAGGGGTTTTAGCTGGCCTGCCAGCATCCGCAGCAGGGTGGATTTGCCGCAACCATTTGCGCCGACAACGCCAATGCGCTGTTGCCCGCCCACGGTCAGGCTGATGGTGCGGGCGGGGCCGGTAATATAGGGCAGTTCAGCAAAATCGAGTTCCACCACGCGCCGTTTTGCCGGTTGGGTGACGGGAATGGCGTGCAGGGCAATCTTTGTGTCATCTGCAACCTGTTGGGCGGCATCATGGACGCGCTGGTTCAGTTCTGCCTGGCTGGCAGCCTGCTTTTTGCGGAGCGTGCCGGTTGATATTTCGCTGCGCTCTTTTTGGCGGTTGAGCAGCACTTTGGCCTGATTGGCATCTTTGCCCTGTCGTTTGCCCCGTGCCTGGCGTCTTTCCTGCCGTTCGCGCTGTTTTTGCGCTACTTGTTCGTGGCGTTGGCGTTCCATTTTGCGGTCATGAAGGGTTTGGCGGGCGCTTTTCTGTTCATGGGCCTTAGCACGGGCATAAAAGGCATAATTGCCACCATAGCTGTGCAATCCCTGTGTGGACAGTTCGACGATGCGGTCCATCGTATCGAGCAATTCCCGGT
Protein-coding sequences here:
- a CDS encoding isovaleryl-CoA dehydrogenase — encoded protein: MAFVEFPGLRFDLGETAEAIRETVSAFAEAEIAPRAAEIDAKNEFPSDLWRKFGELGLLGMTVPEDDGGTGLGYLEHVVAMEEISRASASVALSYGAHSNLCVNQIRRNASAEQKARYLPKLISGEHIGALAMSEPGAGSDVVSMKLRAEKKGDHYILNGNKMWITNGPDADTLVVYAKTDASAGPKGITAFIIEKGFKGFSTAQKLDKLGMRGSNTCELVFQDCEVPEENVLGHLNGGVRVLMSGLDYERAVLAAGPTGIMRACMDVVVPYIHERKQFGQAIGEFQLMQGKMADMYTTMNACRAYVYEVAKACDRGETSRKDAAGVILYAAEKATWMALEAIQTLGGNGYINEYPTGRLLRDAKLYEIGAGTSEIRRMLIGRELFGETA
- a CDS encoding TRAP transporter large permease, translating into MTPSLALLASFAVLLFMGAPIAVALGFAGVVGIYLGLDVYALATVGTNTYNGIAKYPLIAIPLFILTGMIFERSGVARGLVEFAGALVGPRRGGLAVVAVLVCMMMGGMSGSGPADAAAVAMVMIPSMMKAGYPREFSASVIAAGASTAILIPPSVALIIYSIIVPGVDLRALFAGGIIPGLLAGLAIIIPVVLLSRKHDFGALETRSQSALLPAFMHALPGLLAPVIILGGLRSGLFTPTEAAVVAVAYGLLIGMFVYRTIRLRDLYQLFVDSAVTSGVIMLIITLAGIFAWAGMTLGTFDMVANAILGLSTNEHVVLALIMVVLLLAGMVLDGVSIYLIMLPILMPIMQEFGWSTVWFGVVMAMNIAIGQFTPPVAVNLMVTTRIAGVPLEKSVSWSLWLVLSMAIAMTLVIMFPALVTWLPDLLGYRT
- a CDS encoding ABC-F family ATP-binding cassette domain-containing protein — protein: MTHISLAITDVSYVLPDGRPVFSNLTETFDLRATGLVGRNGVGKTLLAHIMAGLLQPTSGHCQCSGTIYYLAQHVSHPPGSSVADLAGIKHRLDALARIEAGSTATSDFDAVGDNWDIQQRLDDALEHNHLSHLHANTPSAILSGGEAMRVSLIGATLSQADFLILDEPSNHLDRASRLALINQLKHWSRGLIVISHDRELLDTMDRIVELSTQGLHSYGGNYAFYARAKAHEQKSARQTLHDRKMERQRHEQVAQKQRERQERRQARGKRQGKDANQAKVLLNRQKERSEISTGTLRKKQAASQAELNQRVHDAAQQVADDTKIALHAIPVTQPAKRRVVELDFAELPYITGPARTISLTVGGQQRIGVVGANGCGKSTLLRMLAGQLKPLHGTCHVPTKTAHLDQRLTSLDPDKTVLTQLQEAHPEAAEGDLRMRLAQLDLDAAKITIPSGKLSGGERLKAALACILYAAVPPQLLLLDEPGNHLDLPSLQALETMLRAYQGTLIVVSHDETFLRNLDLTEQLCATQQGWKLVPV
- a CDS encoding PaaI family thioesterase, with protein sequence MTAFEPLNPDYDAEVRRRFAQQPYNLSLGASVDKVAPGRVEIVMPARADLVQHNGYFHGGAIAGLADIAGGFAGWSLVAADQGMLTVEYKLNIVAPGLGEQLRAVGEVVSRGRSIIVTRIDVFGEADGQASLCTTALQTLKVMRLPPELLAGTA
- a CDS encoding carbonic anhydrase, which encodes MAKSTVERMLAGFKSFKAMYYEQRPERVTDLMNMGQRPEVLLIACSDSRVDPAILTNAEPGEMFVIRNVANLVPPYEPDENYHGTSSAIEFAVRDLKVRDIVILGHSACGGIQALVEHGEAGKVPERDFIGEWVSMAKCCLEHGPDVDRVSRHSVRNSLQNLMTFPYIQDRVATGDLNLHGWWFGMKEGILWRYDAATDEFVQGEE
- a CDS encoding acetyl-CoA C-acyltransferase; amino-acid sequence: MTTDSIVIVSCARTPMGGLLGDFASLTATELGGVAIKAALERGKVAADDIDEVIMGNVLPAGQGQAPARQAAWNAGIPRAAGATTINKMCGSGMKAAMLTHDLLLAGSATAMVVGGMESMTNAPFLLPNMRGGNKYGHSQVYDHMALDGLEDAYEKGRSMGTFAESTADKYGFTREAQDDYAIASLTRAKEAITSGQFADEITPVTVSTRKGDVVIDTDEQPPKASPEKIPTLRPAFRKDGTVTAAHSASISDGAAALVMMRESEAEKRGLKPLARVRAHATHSQEPCWFTTAPIDAIRKVLAKTGWDAQDVDLWEINEAFAVVAMATMHDLGLDHGKVNVNGGACALGHPIGATGARLLVTLIHALKARGGRKGVASLCIGGGEATAMALELI
- a CDS encoding acyl-CoA dehydrogenase, producing MRLEDYQIMVRDTAREFAENELKPHAAKWDIHHSFPAEAIAGLGELGFMGMLVPETYGGAGMDHVAYALALEEIAAGDGATSTIMSVHNSVGCMPILKFGTEAQKQEFLVPMAQGEKIGVFCLTEPQAGSDASSLKTRAVRDGSDWVLNGAKQFITSGREGDVAIVFAVTDPAAGKRGISAFIVPTDTPGYVVSRTEDKLGQNASDTCQITFVDCRVPAENMLGEEGQGYKIALANLEGGRIGIAAQSVGMARAAFDAARDYANERETFGKKIIEHQAVAFRLADMATKIDAARLLVHRAAALRDDGNPCLTEACMAKLFASEVAEEVCSKAIQIHGGYGYLKDFPVERIYRDVRVCQIYEGTSDIQRMVIARALAD